In the genome of Massilibacillus massiliensis, one region contains:
- a CDS encoding cob(I)yrinic acid a,c-diamide adenosyltransferase: MQGYIQVYTGNGKGKTTAAIGLAIRALGAKKKILFLQFMKSKRYSEHRILSDLSPDLELETTGKPFFIVKEGMLTEQELSKWGDDVVVFAEGNPPADYLALMQEGICRAREAVTSGLYDLVILDEINVALFFGLVSVEDVQTILAEKLPQVEVVLTGRGAPQAIIDRADLVTEMKEIKHYYQIGVEARIGIEN, encoded by the coding sequence TTGCAGGGATATATTCAGGTTTATACAGGAAATGGAAAAGGAAAGACGACGGCAGCCATTGGGTTGGCAATTCGTGCTTTAGGAGCAAAGAAAAAAATCTTATTTTTACAATTTATGAAAAGTAAACGATATAGTGAACATAGAATACTGTCAGATTTGTCACCGGATTTAGAGTTGGAAACCACCGGTAAACCTTTCTTCATTGTGAAAGAAGGCATGTTAACCGAACAGGAGTTGTCCAAATGGGGCGATGATGTTGTGGTGTTTGCCGAGGGGAATCCGCCCGCTGATTATTTGGCCTTGATGCAGGAGGGAATTTGTAGAGCAAGAGAGGCTGTGACAAGTGGTTTATATGATCTTGTGATTTTAGATGAAATTAACGTGGCTTTATTTTTTGGTTTAGTTTCGGTGGAAGATGTGCAAACTATATTGGCTGAAAAGTTACCGCAAGTTGAAGTTGTGCTAACGGGGCGGGGAGCACCGCAAGCTATTATAGATCGAGCTGATTTAGTCACAGAGATGAAAGAAATAAAACATTATTATCAAATCGGGGTGGAAGCTAGAATTGGAATAGAAAATTAA
- a CDS encoding DUF445 domain-containing protein, with amino-acid sequence MNQFNRADRLLCVLLILFILVLFLKVTQRSLFIDGLFFCIEAALVGGIADWFAVTALFKKPLGFPYHTALIPRKREMLIHACVEMVQKEFFSKKKLILKLKKVNLLDSVLRYVERNHGREILAGLLLDFFEQALKKVDVEKVSLQLENEIKLNLRKISLQHMSHRLLQWAIKTHKAQQLFDYFLVELNSILTSPDAKAKISLYLENYVQKQSRNIVFALVAFAAQRTEMINYEEAAEILQEQLLTFVEEISEKDNSLRHWGLMQLNQAMAELAANEACLEMVEVWRDGVLANLSLQAEIQRFIMSVILLCQRQPKDEPMHHSLVVQTPLANFIVEQVDKMIDILKQDHAVRQEVEAYLYDLIGRTLLQAQALLGVIVSETMKSLSDEELNELLYTKVEQDLTWIRMNGSILGAVLGLVIFIGMQIF; translated from the coding sequence ATGAATCAATTTAACAGGGCGGATCGTTTATTGTGTGTGCTGCTGATCCTTTTTATCCTTGTATTGTTTCTAAAAGTTACACAACGCAGTCTTTTTATAGACGGCTTATTTTTCTGTATTGAAGCAGCCTTGGTTGGCGGCATTGCAGACTGGTTTGCCGTAACAGCTTTATTCAAAAAACCATTAGGCTTTCCTTATCATACGGCACTTATCCCGCGCAAACGGGAAATGCTGATTCATGCTTGTGTGGAAATGGTACAGAAAGAGTTTTTTTCTAAAAAGAAATTGATACTCAAACTAAAGAAAGTCAACCTTTTGGATTCAGTGCTTCGCTATGTAGAGCGTAATCATGGCAGAGAAATATTAGCTGGTTTATTATTGGATTTTTTTGAACAGGCGTTAAAAAAAGTTGATGTAGAAAAAGTATCGCTTCAATTAGAAAACGAGATAAAATTAAATTTACGCAAAATTTCGTTGCAACATATGTCACATCGGTTATTGCAATGGGCGATTAAAACCCATAAAGCGCAGCAGCTATTTGATTATTTTCTCGTTGAATTAAACAGTATTTTAACAAGCCCGGATGCAAAAGCTAAAATTTCATTATATCTTGAGAATTATGTGCAAAAGCAGAGTCGGAATATTGTTTTTGCGCTGGTAGCATTTGCTGCACAAAGAACTGAAATGATCAATTATGAGGAAGCTGCAGAGATTTTACAAGAGCAGTTATTGACTTTTGTTGAGGAAATTTCGGAAAAGGATAATTCTTTGCGACATTGGGGGTTGATGCAGTTAAACCAAGCAATGGCAGAGTTGGCAGCGAATGAAGCTTGTCTGGAAATGGTGGAGGTATGGCGTGATGGAGTTTTGGCAAATCTTTCTTTACAAGCTGAAATTCAACGTTTTATCATGTCTGTGATATTGCTATGTCAAAGGCAGCCTAAGGATGAGCCTATGCATCATTCGCTTGTAGTGCAAACTCCGCTTGCTAATTTTATCGTAGAACAAGTGGATAAGATGATCGATATTTTAAAACAGGATCATGCAGTTAGGCAGGAAGTAGAGGCTTATTTATATGATCTTATCGGACGAACTTTATTACAAGCACAGGCGTTGCTTGGAGTGATCGTCAGTGAAACAATGAAGTCATTAAGTGATGAAGAGTTGAATGAGTTGCTTTATACTAAAGTTGAGCAAGATTTAACATGGATTCGAATGAATGGGTCTATTTTGGGAGCGGTGCTTGGGCTTGTTATTTTTATTGGTATGCAGATATTTTAA
- a CDS encoding MFS transporter, which yields MQTILKEPLWTKNYNITILAMLFIFIPYSLYLPILPLYIAEDLHGSMQMAGLSNAVFLLASVLFRTQTARLENVFSTKTTIKVSCFLFLIANSLLLFTTNLYAILGIRFLGGICFAIINTAIMALGCQFAPNSRKGEGISYLTTVITAGSAIGPFIGLYLAHTINYNAVFIFCVLLTFLGFILLPFIDMNSQTIAKKSSLYSFTLQDILEMPVIPICLITLLTSIAYAGVLSFVAVYANQLQIINASNYYFVVLALFSLLIRLVSGKIFDRFGANIVLYPCFIFLAAGLLMLAYANGMFSMMLSAAFIGIGYGVLVPTIQTLALHCSSPKRVSIVTATYFTCLDLGLATGAYLLGALAPLLGYRMMYLILAPFTLCILVLYYVIYGRNAKHVRKTNLYPTPQPIESDQLNDETQKSCKI from the coding sequence TACGATACTTGCGATGCTATTTATTTTTATTCCATATTCACTCTATTTGCCAATACTGCCATTATATATTGCGGAAGATTTGCATGGTTCAATGCAAATGGCAGGTTTATCAAATGCAGTCTTTTTATTAGCGTCTGTCTTATTCCGCACACAAACAGCTCGTCTTGAAAATGTATTTAGTACAAAAACAACAATTAAAGTCAGTTGTTTTCTATTCTTAATCGCTAACAGTTTACTGCTCTTTACGACAAACCTTTATGCGATTTTAGGTATTCGTTTTTTAGGCGGAATATGTTTTGCAATCATTAATACTGCAATCATGGCCTTAGGATGTCAATTTGCTCCTAATTCAAGAAAAGGTGAGGGAATCTCCTATCTTACAACCGTAATTACTGCCGGATCTGCAATCGGGCCTTTCATCGGTCTTTATCTGGCACATACAATTAACTATAACGCGGTGTTTATTTTTTGCGTATTGCTCACATTTTTAGGATTTATCTTATTGCCATTTATCGATATGAACAGTCAAACGATTGCCAAAAAATCTTCGCTTTATTCCTTTACATTGCAAGATATTTTAGAAATGCCCGTCATCCCGATTTGTCTGATCACTTTATTAACTTCCATCGCCTATGCCGGCGTTCTCTCTTTTGTTGCAGTTTATGCAAATCAACTGCAAATCATCAATGCAAGTAATTATTATTTCGTCGTACTTGCGCTCTTCTCTTTACTGATTCGCTTAGTGAGCGGTAAAATTTTCGATCGTTTCGGTGCAAATATTGTACTGTATCCCTGCTTTATTTTTCTCGCTGCCGGTTTATTGATGCTTGCTTATGCCAACGGAATGTTTAGTATGATGCTGTCCGCTGCTTTTATTGGAATCGGGTATGGTGTCCTCGTACCAACCATACAAACCTTAGCACTTCATTGTTCTTCCCCAAAACGGGTCAGCATTGTAACCGCAACGTATTTTACGTGCCTAGACTTAGGGCTTGCAACCGGCGCTTATCTGCTCGGTGCATTAGCACCCCTCTTGGGTTACCGTATGATGTACCTTATACTGGCACCATTTACACTTTGTATTCTAGTCCTATACTATGTGATTTACGGACGTAATGCTAAACATGTTCGCAAAACCAATTTATATCCGACTCCACAACCTATAGAAAGCGATCAGCTTAATGACGAAACACAAAAATCCTGCAAAATTTAA
- the cls gene encoding cardiolipin synthase: protein MDGFNINIWFMLIIGANFIFVVFTLCIERKNPTLALSWILTLTFLPVVGFILYLMFGTNMLIRKKKTLDDKRQQDDAYRKRVMEKIEERDAANKFKEEVRIEKAYQEFIQLNLNIGNSPYTTDNDVDIFITAKDKYRQLILDIEKAETSIHMLYFIIRNDRIGRLIIEILSRKARAGVKVRLLYDHAGCMLTPMHTFKPLIESGAEVERFFPVHVGNYLRINFRNHRKIVVIDGKIGYLGGMNIGDEYMGLLAENSPWRDTHLRIEGSSVYLLQMRFIDDWNFATHYRFQQQFDDIAAFFPPFEKPGSTKLQIVSSGPDTMEEEIKWNFVKLLYTAKEYIYIQTPYFVPDDSFLEALKIAAMSGIKVKIMVPSKTDNIVVHKVSISYLGELLSYGIEIFFYPGFLHAKMLLIDEEITSIGSANMDIRSFTLNFEVNAFMYGKEISKRCADIFRNDLKMASKFTLEDYTNRSRYIKMQESAFRLVAPLL, encoded by the coding sequence ATGGATGGGTTTAATATCAATATATGGTTTATGTTGATTATAGGAGCGAATTTTATATTTGTTGTTTTTACTTTATGTATAGAACGAAAAAATCCAACCCTGGCATTGAGTTGGATTTTGACCCTGACTTTTTTACCGGTAGTAGGTTTTATATTATATCTGATGTTTGGCACGAACATGTTGATTCGTAAAAAGAAAACTTTAGATGACAAACGCCAACAAGATGATGCCTATAGAAAAAGAGTGATGGAAAAAATTGAGGAACGTGATGCGGCCAATAAATTTAAAGAGGAAGTACGCATTGAAAAGGCTTATCAAGAGTTTATTCAATTGAATTTAAATATTGGAAACAGCCCCTATACGACGGATAATGACGTGGATATTTTTATTACTGCAAAGGATAAATATCGTCAGCTGATTTTAGATATAGAAAAAGCGGAAACGAGTATTCATATGTTGTATTTCATTATTCGCAATGATCGAATTGGCAGGCTGATTATTGAAATTTTATCAAGAAAGGCCCGAGCCGGCGTTAAGGTCAGACTGCTTTACGATCATGCAGGTTGCATGTTAACGCCGATGCATACGTTTAAACCTTTAATTGAAAGTGGTGCAGAAGTAGAACGATTTTTTCCTGTACATGTAGGCAATTATCTAAGAATTAATTTTCGAAATCATCGTAAAATTGTTGTCATTGATGGGAAAATCGGTTATCTGGGTGGAATGAATATCGGCGATGAATATATGGGATTACTCGCTGAAAATTCACCGTGGCGTGATACGCACCTGCGTATCGAAGGCAGCAGCGTTTATTTGTTGCAAATGCGGTTTATTGATGATTGGAATTTTGCTACGCATTATCGTTTTCAACAGCAATTTGATGATATTGCTGCTTTTTTTCCTCCGTTTGAGAAACCGGGAAGTACTAAGTTGCAGATTGTTTCAAGTGGTCCGGATACGATGGAAGAAGAAATCAAATGGAACTTTGTTAAACTGCTTTATACAGCGAAAGAATATATCTATATCCAAACGCCTTACTTTGTACCAGATGATTCATTTTTAGAAGCACTGAAAATCGCGGCGATGTCCGGCATCAAAGTCAAAATTATGGTGCCTTCTAAAACGGATAATATTGTGGTACATAAAGTAAGTATTTCCTATTTGGGAGAACTGCTTTCGTATGGGATAGAAATCTTTTTTTATCCGGGATTTCTTCATGCGAAAATGTTATTAATTGATGAAGAAATCACTTCAATTGGATCAGCGAATATGGATATACGAAGTTTTACGCTGAATTTTGAGGTCAATGCATTTATGTACGGTAAAGAAATCAGTAAACGTTGTGCGGATATATTTCGCAACGACTTAAAGATGGCAAGCAAGTTTACCTTAGAAGATTATACGAATCGCAGTCGATATATCAAAATGCAAGAGAGTGCGTTTCGGTTGGTTGCACCTTTGTTATGA
- a CDS encoding DUF445 domain-containing protein, whose amino-acid sequence MRTKKYTATLALMISMIGAGFFYPYHLSFVGGLIYHGCLAAMIGGLADWFAVTALFRKPLGISYRTAIIPRNRQRIFNELVEFVGNDLLSPGNIIKVIRKYDTSDMLVKYLEENDGKTKLKVLIKRFSHAILENLDTDEIGKRTESIVRDGSKDVTLAPMIKRSLLWSIERHYDETIVNFILDEMISIVRREEMKKNLAAMIEKVKIDYEENNKRRQLVRFVLAISSHYLAAAVQKEIIVYLESLHNREHKMRLQLKEWLKNWVENSFDDDAFLQRFSAYQYRFITEKLHIDEKVSEYMKHRIQQSETDALSNNFPQIEHFIDEKVAKLKEDAKRQQILDKKLKAYLSIVIRKQHKMVIKIVQERLQEFSNDDLALFIEHKVGEDLQMIRVNGALIGGVVGMILYGITYAAERIWC is encoded by the coding sequence ATGCGAACGAAAAAGTATACGGCTACGCTGGCACTTATGATAAGCATGATCGGAGCTGGATTTTTTTATCCATATCATCTAAGCTTTGTCGGCGGGCTAATATATCATGGCTGTTTAGCTGCGATGATTGGCGGTCTTGCAGATTGGTTTGCTGTAACTGCTTTGTTTCGCAAACCGCTGGGAATTTCTTATCGTACTGCAATTATTCCGCGAAACCGTCAACGGATTTTTAATGAGCTGGTTGAATTTGTTGGCAATGATTTATTAAGTCCCGGCAACATCATAAAAGTGATTCGCAAGTATGATACGAGTGATATGTTGGTTAAATATTTAGAAGAAAATGATGGGAAAACGAAATTAAAAGTTCTGATAAAACGGTTTAGCCATGCGATATTAGAAAATCTAGATACAGATGAAATTGGTAAACGCACGGAAAGCATTGTGCGGGATGGTTCGAAAGACGTTACATTAGCGCCGATGATAAAGCGGAGTTTACTATGGTCTATTGAACGTCATTATGATGAAACAATCGTGAATTTTATTCTAGATGAAATGATCTCAATTGTGCGCAGGGAGGAAATGAAAAAAAATTTGGCTGCGATGATTGAGAAGGTAAAGATTGATTATGAAGAAAATAATAAGCGCAGACAACTGGTCAGGTTTGTTTTAGCTATATCGTCGCATTATCTGGCAGCAGCGGTGCAAAAAGAGATTATTGTGTATTTAGAGTCACTTCATAATCGAGAGCATAAAATGCGGCTGCAATTGAAGGAATGGTTGAAGAATTGGGTTGAAAATTCGTTTGATGATGATGCATTTTTACAGAGATTTAGCGCCTATCAATATAGATTCATTACGGAAAAATTACATATTGATGAAAAAGTCAGCGAATACATGAAACATAGAATACAGCAATCGGAGACGGATGCGTTATCCAACAATTTCCCGCAAATAGAACATTTTATTGATGAGAAAGTAGCAAAGTTAAAGGAGGATGCTAAGCGTCAGCAAATACTGGATAAAAAATTGAAAGCTTATCTGTCAATCGTGATTCGTAAGCAGCATAAAATGGTCATAAAAATTGTGCAAGAGCGTTTACAGGAATTTTCGAATGACGATTTAGCGTTGTTCATTGAACATAAAGTTGGTGAAGATCTGCAAATGATTCGGGTGAATGGCGCGTTGATTGGCGGGGTGGTCGGAATGATTTTGTATGGTATTACCTATGCTGCAGAAAGGATTTGGTGCTAG